The Roseococcus microcysteis genome contains a region encoding:
- a CDS encoding carbohydrate porin: MRRTLIAAVLAATLGPAGVRAEAPAPFPDAAALQSRLAQQGWLLRGEATFVLQGHPAFRSPYRDAGSLRPAAQARNTLSADLILGRRLWEGAEFILVTSLTRGFGVSNSTGLASYPNNEAFRLGSATPHIYTPRILFRQTLALSADMVEAEDDPLRFDRRLPRERITITAGKMSVWDIFDDNRYAHDPRSQFLGWGLVGGGAFDYAADARGWTQGVAVEYDNGSWGLRAGAFRVAREVNGLPLDPALTRAWQVLGQVDRFYTLRDRPGAVRLVYGASRTRQAGWGALLAEGVDSFGRNQPGWRLKHNLTLGWEQEIADGLGAFARLSWNDGRTQNWMFTEMDRAVSGGLSLRGLRWNRPEDTVGLGTNIGWISAGRRAFLEAGGIGFITGDGRLRYRPEWVSELYYDARLGPGLNAALNYQLAVNPGYNADRGPVHLMALRLRAAF, translated from the coding sequence ATGCGAAGGACGTTGATCGCGGCCGTGCTGGCCGCCACCCTTGGCCCTGCCGGTGTCAGGGCCGAGGCCCCCGCCCCTTTCCCCGACGCCGCCGCCCTCCAGTCCCGCCTCGCGCAGCAGGGTTGGCTGCTGCGGGGCGAGGCCACCTTCGTGCTGCAGGGCCACCCGGCCTTCCGCTCGCCCTACCGCGATGCGGGCAGCCTGCGGCCGGCGGCACAGGCGCGGAACACGCTTTCGGCGGACCTGATCCTCGGCCGGCGGTTGTGGGAGGGGGCGGAGTTCATCCTCGTCACCTCGCTGACGCGCGGCTTCGGCGTGTCGAACTCCACCGGCCTCGCCTCCTATCCGAACAACGAGGCCTTCCGCCTCGGCTCCGCCACGCCGCACATCTACACCCCGCGCATCCTGTTCCGGCAGACGCTGGCGCTTTCGGCCGACATGGTGGAGGCCGAGGACGACCCGCTGCGCTTCGACCGCCGCCTCCCGCGCGAACGGATCACGATCACGGCCGGCAAGATGTCGGTCTGGGACATCTTCGACGACAACCGCTACGCCCATGACCCGCGCTCGCAATTCCTCGGCTGGGGCCTGGTGGGCGGGGGCGCCTTCGACTACGCGGCCGACGCGCGCGGCTGGACGCAGGGCGTGGCCGTCGAATACGACAATGGAAGCTGGGGGCTGCGGGCAGGCGCCTTCCGCGTGGCGCGCGAGGTCAACGGCCTGCCGCTCGACCCCGCCCTCACCCGCGCCTGGCAGGTGCTGGGCCAGGTGGACCGCTTCTATACCCTCCGTGACCGGCCGGGCGCGGTGCGCCTCGTTTATGGCGCCTCACGCACGCGGCAGGCGGGCTGGGGCGCCCTGCTGGCCGAGGGCGTGGACAGCTTCGGGCGCAACCAGCCCGGCTGGCGCCTCAAGCACAACCTGACCCTGGGCTGGGAGCAGGAGATCGCGGACGGGCTCGGCGCCTTCGCCCGCCTCTCCTGGAATGACGGCCGCACCCAGAACTGGATGTTCACGGAGATGGACCGTGCCGTCTCGGGCGGGCTTTCGCTGCGCGGCCTGCGCTGGAACCGGCCGGAGGATACGGTGGGCCTCGGCACCAATATCGGCTGGATCTCGGCCGGGCGGCGGGCCTTCCTGGAGGCGGGCGGCATCGGCTTCATCACGGGCGATGGGCGGCTGCGCTACCGGCCGGAATGGGTGTCGGAACTCTACTACGACGCGCGGCTCGGCCCCGGGCTGAACGCGGCGCTGAACTACCAGCTGGCGGTGAACCCCGGCTACAACGCGGACCGGGGGCCGGTGCACCTGATGGCGCTGCGGCTGCGGGCGGCCTTCTAG